A region from the Candidatus Magasanikbacteria bacterium genome encodes:
- the ftsE gene encoding cell division ATP-binding protein FtsE, with translation MIRLKGISKIYNKDSIGLDKIDLHIEHGEFVSIVGQSGSGKTTLVKLLIVEEYPTAGKVEIGGWDITKIRNKDIPLLRRQIGVIFQDFKLLHAKTVAENVSFALQVSGAPKKRIKEVVPRVLNIVGLGDKINSYPKHLSGGEQQRVAIARALVHRPKVLIADEPTGNLDTLNTKDVIEILKKINNFGTTVVLVTHNREVVNHLKKRVVTLNNGVVVSDKKTGKYVL, from the coding sequence ATGATTAGACTAAAAGGTATTAGTAAAATTTATAATAAAGATAGTATTGGCTTGGATAAAATAGATCTTCATATAGAACATGGAGAGTTTGTTTCTATTGTGGGGCAAAGCGGAAGCGGAAAGACTACTTTGGTGAAACTTCTAATTGTGGAGGAATATCCAACTGCAGGAAAAGTGGAAATTGGAGGATGGGATATTACAAAAATTCGAAACAAAGATATTCCACTTTTGCGTAGACAAATTGGAGTTATATTTCAGGATTTTAAACTTTTGCATGCAAAAACTGTGGCAGAAAATGTATCTTTTGCCTTGCAGGTTTCTGGAGCACCAAAAAAACGTATCAAAGAGGTTGTGCCTCGTGTTTTGAATATTGTAGGTTTGGGAGACAAAATAAATAGTTATCCAAAGCATTTGTCTGGTGGAGAACAACAAAGAGTTGCTATTGCGCGCGCGCTTGTTCACAGGCCAAAAGTCTTAATCGCAGACGAGCCTACAGGAAATTTGGATACTTTAAATACAAAAGATGTTATTGAAATTTTAAAAAAGATAAATAATTTTGGCACAACAGTAGTTTTGGTGACACACAATAGGGAAGTGGTAAATCATCTCAAAAAGCGTGTTGTCACACTAAACAATGGTGTTGTTGTTTCAGATAAAAAAACAGGTAAATATGTTTTGTAG
- a CDS encoding class I SAM-dependent methyltransferase, with protein MDKWNKLYSEGAKYRPINEEFLNKLLLEINKKTGESPKTLIDLGCGPGDSLISFIKKGFSVVGIDFSKVALEKAKQNLDKLGLKAELIQMDLENLNIYKKADVIFCKLVLAFIKNKSKFLKIVKKMMNENSSFVLITPVLYKNIEYTKKDKPGIAIYFKELDELLNNVFTSINIINKESFGDNGEILTFLLK; from the coding sequence ATGGATAAATGGAATAAATTGTATAGTGAAGGAGCTAAATATAGACCCATAAATGAGGAATTTTTAAATAAACTTTTACTTGAGATAAATAAAAAAACAGGGGAATCTCCAAAAACATTAATAGATTTAGGTTGTGGACCGGGGGATTCTCTTATTAGTTTTATAAAAAAAGGATTTAGTGTCGTTGGAATAGATTTTTCAAAAGTAGCTTTGGAAAAAGCAAAACAAAACCTAGATAAACTTGGTCTGAAAGCAGAGTTAATTCAAATGGATTTGGAAAATCTTAATATATATAAAAAAGCAGATGTTATTTTTTGTAAATTAGTTTTAGCATTTATTAAAAACAAAAGTAAATTCCTAAAAATAGTAAAAAAGATGATGAATGAAAATTCTTCTTTTGTATTAATAACTCCAGTTTTATATAAAAATATTGAATATACAAAAAAAGATAAACCCGGAATTGCTATTTATTTTAAAGAATTAGATGAACTTTTAAATAATGTTTTTACAAGTATAAATATAATAAATAAAGAATCTTTTGGTGATAACGGTGAAATCCTAACTTTTTTATTAAAATAA
- a CDS encoding PAS domain S-box protein translates to MKERSHKKLRKQVNYKSLFETSRDAIMLLNKKGFFDCNKTTLDLFEIDSVEEFVKTHPSDLSPAKQPDGKNSFEKANKYIKKAFDEGRQFFEWVHKTSSGKNFPAEVLLSRLKIKGEPALQATVRDISKRKKIEKELAKNNKYNKLLVENSPFGIAFHKMLFNKHNRPKDYIFLGINPAFEKLTGLKKDEVLNKKVTDVIPGIRNSNFIKIYGKVISSGKSIKFDQFSKELGRHYSISAYKVGKDKFVTIFEDITKKEKDKKRKKKDKIKSKKIEKLISEREMKMVDLKKELKKLKGKKSS, encoded by the coding sequence ATGAAAGAACGATCTCATAAAAAACTTAGAAAACAAGTAAATTACAAATCCCTGTTTGAAACTTCAAGAGATGCAATAATGCTTTTGAATAAAAAAGGTTTTTTTGATTGTAATAAGACAACATTAGATTTATTTGAAATAGACTCAGTAGAAGAGTTTGTAAAAACACATCCGTCAGATTTGTCTCCAGCAAAACAGCCAGACGGTAAAAATTCTTTTGAAAAAGCAAACAAATATATTAAAAAAGCATTTGACGAGGGAAGACAGTTTTTTGAGTGGGTGCATAAAACATCAAGTGGAAAGAATTTTCCAGCAGAGGTTTTGTTAAGTCGCTTAAAAATTAAAGGCGAGCCAGCTCTTCAGGCGACAGTGCGAGATATTTCAAAAAGAAAAAAGATAGAAAAAGAATTAGCAAAAAATAATAAATATAATAAGCTTTTGGTAGAAAATTCTCCTTTTGGAATAGCATTTCATAAAATGCTATTCAATAAACACAATAGACCTAAAGATTATATTTTTTTAGGTATTAACCCAGCTTTTGAAAAATTAACAGGACTGAAGAAAGATGAGGTATTAAATAAAAAAGTAACAGATGTGATACCTGGTATAAGAAATTCTAATTTTATAAAAATTTATGGAAAGGTTATCTCATCTGGTAAAAGTATAAAATTCGATCAATTTAGTAAAGAGCTTGGGAGGCATTATTCTATATCAGCCTATAAAGTTGGAAAAGACAAGTTTGTGACAATTTTTGAGGATATTACAAAAAAAGAAAAAGATAAAAAAAGAAAGAAAAAGGATAAAATTAAATCTAAAAAAATAGAAAAACTTATATCAGAAAGAGAGATGAAAATGGTGGATTTAAAAAAAGAACTTAAAAAGTTAAAAGGTAAAAAATCTTCTTAA
- a CDS encoding DEAD/DEAH box helicase: MQKEQKTGRFCDLGIDERFLSILTKKGFNIPTPIQSHVIPGALEGRDVIGIAQTGTGKTLAFGIPMINHLINSNGQGLILVPTRELAIQVERALKDVGGPLGLQTAVVIGGASQYLQKKDLKRNPHIVVATPGRLDDLIKQGVYKLNRLTMVTLDEADRMLDDGFLPQIKKILSTAPAKRQTMLFSATMPKSIASLAGEFMNMPMRVEIAQQGTSAENIEHELFMIAKNNKMRLLDALLEEYKSNTVLIFSRTKHGAKRIARDIRGMGHTATEIHSNRSQAQRRTALDGFTNKRFRVMVATDIAARGIDVRHISLVINFDLPDCTEDYVHRIGRTGRAGRSGKAISFVNPSQRNDVRKIERLMRKKLPMLDLPDLPEARPKLAYEPEFSGSGRSSYARSNGGGYRGRNRRSGGGGNSGGNSYSRHKRRGSSYAKTGPSSSSSGSGFGRKKRSAGNGQNQGKRSNGNYRSRARVAR; the protein is encoded by the coding sequence ATGCAAAAAGAACAAAAAACAGGTCGTTTTTGCGACCTTGGGATAGACGAGAGATTTCTTTCTATTCTTACAAAAAAGGGGTTTAACATCCCAACACCTATTCAAAGTCATGTTATTCCTGGAGCTTTGGAAGGAAGAGATGTGATTGGTATTGCGCAAACTGGTACAGGTAAAACCTTGGCTTTTGGTATTCCAATGATAAATCACCTTATCAACTCAAACGGACAAGGACTTATTTTGGTACCTACTCGTGAGCTTGCTATTCAAGTAGAAAGAGCATTAAAAGATGTTGGTGGTCCGCTTGGACTTCAGACAGCTGTTGTAATTGGCGGAGCTTCTCAATATCTACAGAAAAAGGATTTGAAACGCAATCCACATATTGTGGTTGCTACTCCTGGGCGTTTGGACGACTTGATAAAACAAGGAGTTTACAAACTTAATAGGTTGACAATGGTGACATTGGACGAGGCAGACAGAATGCTTGACGATGGGTTTTTGCCACAGATTAAGAAAATTTTATCAACTGCTCCAGCAAAAAGACAGACTATGTTATTTTCTGCAACTATGCCGAAATCGATCGCATCTCTTGCAGGAGAATTTATGAATATGCCAATGAGGGTTGAAATTGCACAGCAGGGAACTTCTGCTGAAAACATTGAGCATGAACTTTTTATGATTGCTAAAAACAACAAAATGCGTTTGCTCGATGCACTTTTGGAAGAATATAAATCTAATACAGTTCTTATCTTTTCTCGTACAAAACACGGTGCAAAGCGTATCGCTCGTGATATCCGCGGAATGGGGCACACTGCAACAGAAATTCACTCTAACCGCTCTCAGGCACAAAGAAGAACTGCTTTGGATGGTTTTACAAACAAAAGATTTCGCGTAATGGTAGCTACAGACATTGCTGCTCGTGGAATTGATGTAAGACATATTTCATTGGTAATTAACTTCGATTTGCCAGATTGTACAGAAGATTATGTTCATCGTATCGGTAGAACCGGTAGAGCAGGGCGCTCTGGAAAAGCAATTTCTTTTGTAAATCCTTCTCAAAGAAATGATGTTAGAAAAATCGAGAGACTAATGCGCAAGAAATTGCCAATGTTGGATCTTCCAGATCTTCCAGAAGCAAGACCAAAATTAGCTTATGAACCAGAGTTTAGTGGTTCAGGTAGAAGTTCATATGCCAGAAGCAATGGCGGTGGATATAGAGGTAGAAACAGAAGAAGTGGCGGAGGAGGAAATAGTGGAGGAAATTCTTATTCTAGACACAAAAGAAGAGGTTCTAGTTATGCAAAAACTGGACCTAGCTCTTCAAGTTCTGGTTCTGGATTTGGTAGAAAAAAAAGAAGTGCTGGAAACGGTCAAAACCAAGGTAAAAGAAGTAATGGGAATTATCGTAGTAGAGCAAGAGTTGCAAGATAA
- a CDS encoding heavy metal translocating P-type ATPase: MDKKEIKQYGIEGMHCASCAITIEKNLSKLKGVKRANVNYATQKATIEGDLDASEVERVIKKSGYKMVGVVSKKKGEEGLNINNHNHSKIDTKKEIKKERNLFLLSAFLALPVLILSMFLMNKSFGSLVVQSVLAGIIQFGIGYRFYRGMYYATRNKTANMDTLVAVGTSAAYFYSLASTYILGGEVFFETSALLITFIVLGKWLEARVKGKAGDAIKKLIGLQAKTARILKNGKEVEVKIESVKVGDTIVIRPGEKIPVDGVVLNGRSAVDESMISGESIPVDKKKGSDVIGATINKNGSFTFKAEKVGADTVLSHIIKVVEEAQGSKAPIQKYADKISSYFVPTVVVIAIVTFVVWFFVVGSTFVSALLAFTAVLVIACPCALGLATPTAIIVGTGKGAENGILIKTGEALEIAGKVKTVVFDKTGTLTKGKPVVTNLVIAKKEIKKTELLSLSASLEKNSEHSLADAILKKAAEDKIKLSEVSKFRAVPGSGICGVIDKKEVYVGTEKFMQKNGIKFESHLKNKKSKLEGEGKTVMIVGVEKEVIGLVAVADTVKKTSKKALKLLHKMGIKSVIMTGDNKKTAEAIAKKVGIDKVLAEIMPEEKAGEIKKIQEKGELVAMVGDGINDAPALAQADLGIAMSSGTDVAIESGDIVLVKNDILDAVKAIRLSRMTMSKIRQNMFWALFYNSVGIPIAALGLLKAEYAGLAMAMSSISVVLNSLLLKRRKLD, encoded by the coding sequence ATGGATAAAAAAGAAATTAAACAGTATGGAATAGAAGGGATGCACTGCGCGTCTTGTGCGATAACAATAGAAAAAAACTTATCAAAATTAAAAGGTGTAAAACGTGCGAATGTAAATTATGCTACACAAAAAGCGACAATAGAGGGTGATTTGGATGCAAGTGAAGTAGAGAGGGTAATAAAGAAAAGTGGATATAAGATGGTTGGGGTGGTATCAAAAAAGAAAGGTGAAGAAGGTTTAAATATTAATAACCACAACCATTCAAAAATTGATACCAAAAAAGAAATAAAAAAAGAGCGCAACTTATTTTTACTAAGTGCATTTTTGGCATTGCCTGTTTTGATTTTGAGTATGTTTTTGATGAACAAATCTTTTGGAAGTTTAGTCGTTCAATCTGTGCTCGCAGGAATAATTCAATTTGGAATAGGTTACAGATTTTATAGAGGAATGTATTATGCAACGCGCAACAAAACTGCAAATATGGATACTTTGGTTGCAGTTGGGACGAGTGCAGCATATTTTTATAGTTTAGCATCTACTTATATTTTGGGTGGAGAGGTGTTTTTTGAGACTTCAGCTTTGCTTATAACTTTTATAGTTTTGGGAAAATGGCTAGAAGCTAGGGTAAAAGGAAAAGCAGGAGACGCTATAAAAAAATTGATTGGTTTGCAGGCAAAAACTGCGAGGATTTTGAAAAATGGAAAAGAAGTAGAGGTTAAAATAGAAAGTGTAAAAGTAGGGGATACTATAGTAATTCGTCCCGGTGAAAAAATTCCTGTTGATGGTGTTGTTTTGAACGGACGATCTGCAGTAGATGAGTCTATGATTTCTGGAGAAAGTATTCCAGTGGACAAAAAGAAGGGAAGTGATGTAATTGGTGCAACAATAAACAAAAATGGAAGTTTTACATTTAAAGCAGAAAAAGTTGGGGCAGACACAGTTTTGTCGCATATTATAAAAGTGGTAGAAGAGGCACAAGGTTCAAAAGCTCCAATTCAAAAATATGCCGACAAAATCTCTAGCTATTTTGTTCCAACGGTTGTTGTGATTGCGATTGTGACATTTGTGGTTTGGTTTTTTGTAGTCGGCTCTACTTTCGTTTCAGCACTTCTTGCGTTTACCGCCGTGCTTGTTATAGCTTGTCCATGCGCGCTTGGTTTGGCGACGCCTACTGCAATTATAGTGGGAACTGGCAAAGGTGCTGAAAATGGAATTTTGATAAAAACAGGTGAAGCCTTGGAAATTGCGGGAAAAGTAAAAACTGTTGTTTTTGATAAAACTGGAACTTTGACCAAAGGAAAACCTGTTGTGACCAATTTGGTTATTGCGAAAAAAGAAATAAAGAAAACCGAATTGTTGAGCTTGTCTGCATCTTTGGAAAAAAATTCTGAGCATTCTTTGGCAGATGCTATATTGAAAAAAGCAGCAGAAGATAAAATTAAATTGAGTGAGGTGAGTAAATTTAGAGCTGTGCCAGGAAGTGGAATTTGTGGAGTAATAGATAAAAAAGAAGTTTATGTGGGGACTGAAAAATTTATGCAAAAAAATGGTATAAAGTTTGAATCTCATCTGAAAAATAAAAAAAGCAAGTTGGAAGGCGAGGGAAAAACAGTAATGATAGTGGGAGTAGAAAAAGAAGTAATTGGTTTGGTGGCGGTGGCAGATACAGTGAAGAAAACATCTAAAAAGGCTTTGAAACTTCTACATAAAATGGGTATAAAAAGTGTAATAATGACGGGAGATAACAAGAAAACAGCTGAAGCAATAGCAAAAAAAGTTGGGATAGACAAAGTTTTGGCAGAAATAATGCCCGAAGAAAAAGCAGGAGAAATAAAGAAAATTCAAGAAAAAGGCGAGCTTGTTGCAATGGTTGGAGATGGGATAAATGACGCGCCGGCTTTGGCTCAAGCAGATCTTGGAATTGCTATGAGTAGCGGTACAGATGTGGCAATAGAATCTGGAGATATCGTGTTGGTGAAAAATGATATTTTGGATGCTGTGAAGGCAATTCGTCTGAGTAGGATGACTATGAGTAAAATAAGACAAAATATGTTTTGGGCATTGTTTTATAATAGTGTGGGAATTCCAATTGCCGCACTAGGACTTTTGAAAGCAGAATATGCTGGGCTTGCGATGGCCATGAGTAGTATTTCTGTTGTTTTGAATTCTTTACTTTTGAAAAGGAGGAAGCTTGATTAG
- a CDS encoding permease-like cell division protein FtsX produces MFIRFFRVVKFAFQDILRNFSLSFMTVLILVLMLLSINTLIIIRVLTFEATNTIKNQIDVSVYFDYTSTEEDVSEVLSYLESFPEVVEITLMTRDEVLVDFKEQHKDSPDILASLEELSENPLGPTLVVKARETSDYDKIITALSVPEYEDIIEAKTFADTEQAIERIDTVTSNLEKFIFAFSGLFAVIAFVIIFNTIRVSVYTQRMEITIKKLVGATNWFVRGPYLVEAVLFSFLSTIFALAFVFMTIDVIDPYIKSVFQRSDILTNYFNSNIIMLFVLQFVGVLLLTAFSSFLAMRRSLKS; encoded by the coding sequence ATGTTTATTAGATTTTTTCGTGTAGTAAAATTTGCATTTCAAGATATTTTGAGGAATTTTAGCCTTTCATTTATGACAGTGCTTATTTTGGTTTTAATGCTTTTATCTATAAATACACTTATTATTATTCGCGTATTAACTTTTGAGGCAACCAATACTATAAAAAATCAGATAGATGTAAGTGTTTATTTCGATTATACTTCCACAGAAGAAGATGTTTCAGAGGTTTTATCTTATTTGGAATCTTTTCCAGAGGTTGTAGAAATAACACTAATGACAAGAGATGAGGTTTTGGTAGATTTCAAGGAACAGCACAAAGATAGTCCAGATATTTTGGCATCGCTAGAGGAGCTGAGCGAGAATCCATTGGGACCAACTTTAGTTGTAAAAGCTAGAGAAACTAGTGATTATGACAAAATAATTACAGCTTTGAGTGTTCCAGAATACGAAGATATTATAGAAGCAAAGACTTTTGCAGACACAGAACAGGCAATAGAGCGAATAGATACAGTCACTTCAAATTTAGAAAAATTTATATTTGCTTTTAGTGGTTTGTTTGCGGTTATTGCATTTGTAATTATTTTCAATACAATTCGTGTTTCTGTGTATACACAAAGAATGGAGATAACTATAAAAAAACTTGTTGGCGCTACAAATTGGTTTGTGCGTGGACCTTATTTGGTAGAAGCTGTTTTGTTTAGTTTTTTGAGTACAATTTTTGCTTTAGCTTTCGTTTTTATGACAATAGATGTCATAGATCCTTACATAAAATCTGTGTTTCAAAGGTCAGATATCTTGACAAATTACTTCAATTCCAATATAATAATGCTGTTTGTACTACAGTTTGTTGGGGTTTTACTTCTCACAGCATTTTCCAGCTTTTTGGCAATGCGAAGGTCATTGAAGTCATAA
- a CDS encoding cupin domain-containing protein, with product MKGYIVNIEKETLENNDYRRVLYTSKSSQLVVMNIQPGDEIGSEVHELDQFIRVEQGEAKVVLDGVESVLKDDFAVVIPAGTEHNVINIGESELKVYSIYSPPEHKDGTVHKTKLEEVEEHFDGVTTEN from the coding sequence ATGAAAGGTTATATTGTAAATATAGAAAAAGAAACACTTGAAAATAATGATTATCGAAGAGTTCTCTACACTTCAAAAAGTAGTCAATTGGTTGTTATGAATATACAGCCAGGCGATGAAATTGGAAGCGAAGTTCATGAGCTGGATCAGTTTATCAGAGTAGAACAGGGAGAGGCGAAAGTTGTTTTAGATGGTGTTGAAAGTGTTTTAAAAGATGATTTTGCTGTAGTAATACCTGCTGGAACAGAACACAATGTTATAAATATTGGAGAGTCTGAGCTTAAAGTTTATTCAATTTATTCTCCACCAGAACACAAAGATGGCACTGTCCATAAAACAAAGTTAGAAGAAGTAGAAGAGCACTTTGATGGGGTGACAACAGAAAATTAA
- a CDS encoding ASCH domain-containing protein yields the protein MTIVKINVQEPYYSFIVSGQKTVEGRLNKGKFAQINLGDILVVNEQEKFEVIEKNSYISFKEMIKSEGLENVIPDKKTEKKAQMCIVSFTHQNKKKILVY from the coding sequence ATGACAATAGTAAAAATAAATGTGCAAGAACCGTACTATAGTTTTATTGTAAGTGGACAAAAAACTGTAGAAGGTAGGTTAAACAAAGGTAAGTTTGCTCAAATAAATCTGGGTGATATTTTGGTTGTAAATGAACAAGAAAAATTTGAGGTGATAGAAAAGAATTCCTATATTAGTTTTAAAGAAATGATAAAGAGTGAGGGGTTAGAAAATGTAATTCCAGATAAAAAAACTGAAAAAAAAGCGCAAATGTGTATTGTAAGTTTTACACACCAGAACAAGAAAAAGATTTTGGTGTATTAG
- a CDS encoding ATP-binding cassette domain-containing protein — protein sequence MAENVILRFDDVKFEYVEKKPVLNEASFSLRKGSKVTLMGQNGAGKSTLFKLIKKELKPTKGSVHIDDNITIGTSLQVVNKEDLALTIEEYFGTAFVEVPGNIRSHISRVMNAVNLDIPLERKVGDLSGGQQARILLAYALIQNPDVLLLDEPTNNLDTEGIDSLIQFLIMYDKTVIVISHDADFLNCFTEGVIYLDVFTKKIESYVGDYYTVVEEIKNRVEREKKKNAQLQKQIKDNKEKVNFFANKGGKMRKLASKLKEEVRDMEDNKVDVRREDKTIRDFNIPNQEIVGKIVTLNSVKVIKNHEPIEKEVDILLRQKDRLFVSGPNGVGKSTLLRSLLTNTNDGAVILEGVKIGYYSQDFATLDYDQTVFDSLESVLADGFDVQDMRAIAAGFLITGELMGSKISHLSEGQKGLLSFARLALMKPGLLILDEPTNHINFRHIPVIAKAINNYEGTIILISHMPDFVKKIRFNNELDLGRFL from the coding sequence ATGGCAGAAAACGTAATTTTGAGATTTGATGATGTAAAATTTGAATATGTAGAAAAAAAGCCTGTTTTGAACGAGGCTTCTTTTAGTTTGCGTAAAGGTTCAAAAGTGACATTAATGGGGCAAAACGGAGCTGGAAAAAGTACACTTTTTAAACTAATAAAAAAGGAATTGAAGCCAACGAAAGGAAGTGTTCATATAGATGATAACATAACCATAGGAACATCTTTGCAAGTGGTAAATAAAGAGGATTTAGCGTTAACAATAGAAGAATATTTTGGAACAGCTTTTGTGGAAGTTCCTGGAAATATCAGAAGTCACATAAGTAGAGTAATGAATGCTGTGAATTTGGATATACCGCTTGAGAGAAAAGTGGGGGATCTATCTGGTGGTCAGCAAGCTAGAATTTTGCTAGCATACGCGCTTATACAAAATCCAGATGTTTTGCTTTTGGATGAGCCTACAAATAATTTGGATACCGAAGGAATAGACAGTTTGATACAATTTTTGATAATGTACGACAAAACTGTGATTGTGATTTCTCATGATGCAGACTTTTTGAACTGTTTTACCGAGGGAGTGATATATTTGGATGTATTTACTAAAAAAATAGAATCTTATGTTGGCGACTATTATACTGTGGTAGAAGAGATAAAAAATAGGGTTGAAAGAGAGAAAAAGAAAAATGCTCAATTGCAGAAACAAATAAAAGATAATAAAGAAAAAGTTAACTTTTTTGCAAATAAAGGTGGGAAAATGCGTAAATTGGCGAGTAAATTGAAAGAAGAGGTGAGAGATATGGAAGATAACAAGGTAGATGTGAGACGCGAAGATAAAACTATTAGAGATTTTAATATTCCAAATCAGGAAATTGTGGGTAAAATAGTCACTTTGAATTCTGTAAAAGTGATAAAAAATCATGAGCCAATAGAAAAAGAGGTAGATATTTTGTTGAGACAAAAAGATAGGCTTTTTGTATCTGGACCAAACGGTGTGGGAAAAAGTACACTTTTGCGCTCTTTGCTTACAAATACAAATGATGGTGCAGTTATTTTGGAAGGAGTTAAAATTGGTTATTATAGTCAAGATTTTGCAACTTTGGATTATGATCAGACTGTTTTTGACTCTTTGGAAAGTGTGTTGGCAGATGGATTCGACGTACAAGATATGCGTGCTATTGCTGCTGGATTTTTGATTACTGGTGAATTGATGGGATCAAAAATCTCCCATTTGTCTGAAGGTCAAAAAGGTTTATTGTCTTTTGCACGCTTAGCGCTTATGAAACCTGGACTTTTGATTTTGGATGAGCCTACAAACCACATCAACTTCCGCCATATTCCTGTGATAGCAAAAGCTATAAATAATTATGAAGGAACTATCATTTTGATTAGCCATATGCCAGATTTTGTAAAAAAAATTAGATTTAATAATGAGTTGGATTTGGGAAGATTTTTGTAA